The genome window TGAGTGAAAGAGAATGGAAAGAGTTAATGGGAGTGTATAGGAATACTTATAAGAAAGTTAGAGGGGCTTTTAGACAAAGGTAGGTGAGATAAATGGAAGAGAAGAAACTAGAACTTAAAGATATTCTAAAAGAGACAAATTTATTTCAGAAGATAATGATGATTACATTGTTGGGAAGTTGTGTATCTATAACAGCCATACCTATTATAATATTGGTAGCAATCATTAAGCATTTTATACTATAGGAATAGAGGAAATTCTCCTTTTATGTAGAAATATGGAATGTAGGAGGGAGGTGAGAGTTATGGCAAATGATGTTAGCGTTAAACCAACACCTATTCAAAGAAACGAGCTTGATGTAGCAATGGAGTTAACGCAATTTCACTTTAAACGCTTTGGGGTTGATAATGCAGAACACATGAAACAAATCTTTACAGAGTATTACTCTCTTGTTCAATACCTAGAGCTAATTCGATTTAATGAAATAGATAAGTTGAAAGAATTTTTACCTGAAGATATAAGAAAAGCTTTAGAGTAAAACCTAAGAGCCAGATTAATAGGCTCTTTTTTAATGCAATAAAACAGGAGGTGAAATCCTTGGACGTAAACAATCTAAAAAGATATAAGAGAAAGCACTTAAGCAATAATAAGGAATTAGAAATACATAAAGATGAATTGATAGAAAGATATATAAGAAATCAATTACATGACATCTTAACTGTAGTTAAAAATATGAATCTAGAGGAAAGATTAGAATTATTAGATGTCTGTAGTGCTGAATGGGTGGAAATATACCATAATGAAAATGAAATAATGAGGGTTTTTTATGGGGTTCTCGATGAGGATTTCCAAGAGGTTACCGATGAGATTATACTAGGTGAATTGATACAGATGCTTTATTATAAGTGGAAGGTATGTAAGAAAGGCTAACAACTACAAAACAACACAAATAGCAATTAGCGACGAGGTGGTGGTATGAAAGAAATAAGAGGTCCAGATTATGAACTAGCAGAAAAAGACTATATGCTAGGAATGAAGTATAAGGACATAGCAGAGAAGTACAATGTATCTATTAATACAGTTAAGTCATGGAAGCAAAGATATAATTGGAATAGAAAAGGTGTGCATACAAAATCTAAAAGGGTGCACACACAAAAAGAAGTTGCACCCAAGAAAGAAACAATTGAAAAAGTTGCAGAGATAGAAGAGACAGAGCTGACCGAAAAACAAAGGTTATTCTGTCTTTATTATGTTAAAACATTCAATGCTACTCAATCAGCCATTAAAGCAGGGTATTCCAAAGATACAGCTCATGTAATAGGTTATGAAAACCTAAGAAAACCTAACATAGCGAAAGAAATAAGAAGGCTTAAAGGCACTATGCACCAAGATATATTTATAGATGCCATGGATATTCTTAATAAGTACATTAAAATAGCCTTTGCAGACATAACGGATTATGTGACATTCGGTCAAAAGGAAGTACAAGCAATGGGAGCTTTTGGACCTTTAGAAGATAAAGAAGGAAGACCTATAACTAAGATAATAAACTATGTAGATTTAAAAGAGAGTAGTGAGTTAGATGGAACTGTATTAGGTGAAGTGTCACAAGGCAAGGATGGAGTGAAAGTCAAGTTACTAGATAAAATGAAAGCTTTAGAAAAACTAGAATTGTATTTTGATCTATTCCCAGATAAGTTTAAACGACAAATTGAAGAAGAAAAGGTTAAGATAGCACAGGAAAAACTACAGTTAGAAAAAGCTAAAGCTCAGAGCTCAAATGAGAAAGAAAATGAAGTAGCTGACATGTTAAGGGGGTTAGTAGATGACTTTAACGACTAAGCAAAAAGAAGTATTTAATTGCTATAGACATGAGAATCCTAAGATACTTATATGTAGTGGAGCTAAAAGAGCAGGAAAGACATTTGTACTAAATCTTATATTTTTAACTCATATAGCTAGATATAAAAATATGGGACTATCTTTTATAATCGGTGGAGCGATACAGTCTAGTATAAGAAGAAATATACTTGATGATCTTGAAAAGATATTAGGAAAAGAATTAAGGCTAGACAAATCTAATGCAGTTGAGATATTTGGCAATAAAGTGTATTGTTTTGATGGTGCTAATGCTGATAGTTGGAAAAAGGCCAGAGGGTTTACTGCCGCAGGAGCTTTACTTAATGAAGCAACAGCACTACATGACACTTTTATAAAAGAGGTTATTTCTAGATGTTCTTATGAAGGTGCAAGAGTATTTATGGATACTAACCCGGAGAACCCAGCTCACACAGTTAAAAAGGATTATATAGATAAAACAGGTCAGAAGTTGAAAAATGGACAATTAAATATAAAAGCTTTTCATTTTACCTTATTTGATAATGATAAATTGGATCTTGAGTATGTAGAAAGTATAGTAGCATCTACTCCAAGTGGAATGTTTACAGATAGGGATATATACGGAAGATGGGTAGC of Gottschalkia purinilytica contains these proteins:
- a CDS encoding terminase small subunit, with translation MKEIRGPDYELAEKDYMLGMKYKDIAEKYNVSINTVKSWKQRYNWNRKGVHTKSKRVHTQKEVAPKKETIEKVAEIEETELTEKQRLFCLYYVKTFNATQSAIKAGYSKDTAHVIGYENLRKPNIAKEIRRLKGTMHQDIFIDAMDILNKYIKIAFADITDYVTFGQKEVQAMGAFGPLEDKEGRPITKIINYVDLKESSELDGTVLGEVSQGKDGVKVKLLDKMKALEKLELYFDLFPDKFKRQIEEEKVKIAQEKLQLEKAKAQSSNEKENEVADMLRGLVDDFND
- a CDS encoding PBSX family phage terminase large subunit, yielding MTLTTKQKEVFNCYRHENPKILICSGAKRAGKTFVLNLIFLTHIARYKNMGLSFIIGGAIQSSIRRNILDDLEKILGKELRLDKSNAVEIFGNKVYCFDGANADSWKKARGFTAAGALLNEATALHDTFIKEVISRCSYEGARVFMDTNPENPAHTVKKDYIDKTGQKLKNGQLNIKAFHFTLFDNDKLDLEYVESIVASTPSGMFTDRDIYGRWVAAEGVVYKDFNQKVHYIDSIENINFKSYFAGVDWGYEHFGSIVVIGEDDENNFYLLNEIARQHEEIDFWVDEAKKIKTQYGNILFYCDTARPEHIQRFRKEGIRAKNADKAVLSGIEVVAKLFKQNRLFVYRKEVERFKEEIFMYVWNEKTGEPVKQFDDVLDALRYAIYTESKDNAIEFLK